The Bacillus sp. F19 DNA segment AGGGAAAGATACGGCCTGCAGTCTTTCTATCCATAAGGCCAGAGACTTAGTTGAAACTTTTTTGAACTTACCTTCGTCTTAACTCTATGAAACTTCTTGAACATTAAAGTGAGGGATTAAACATGTTTGAAATAAAACAAATTGAAGCAGAACATACATACATCTTAAGACAAAAGGTACTTATGCCTGATCACGCTACCCAGGAATGCGGATATACCCGTGATAAAAAGAAAGAAACACTCCACATTGGCGCTTTTAAGGAAGAAAAGCTAATTGGAACAGCATCTTTTTTCAAGGAAACACATGAAATACTTAAGCAGAAAAACGGCTACCGTATGCGTGGACTTGCAATCGATCCAGATCACCGCAATCAGCTACGCGGGCAGACTTTGTTATTATTCGCTGAAAATAAACTTACCCAGCTGGATGCATCAATGCTTTGGTGCACAACAAGCGTGAATAATGTTGAGTACTATCAGCACTTGGGATTCAAAGAAACGGATCACCGGTTTCACTTGCCTTCTAAAGGGCTTAATGTTTTGATGGTTAAACCATTGTAGAACCGCCTCTGGCGGTTTCAGATTGTAGACAAAAGGCATTCGGATGAACTCTATCCGAATGCTTTTTGTCATTTCTAGGGCTAATTTGATGTTTGTAGGCCTATTCGTTGACTATTTTTATACCGCTTTCGCTGGCTTCCATGTCCAGGATGCCAACTTTTTCAAGTTCATGGCAGCAAAAGTAAGCATCGCCTGCATGGACAATTTTTTGAGTCCTCTCAACGTTGTCCAACGCATACCATGCTTTTCTTTTGCATCTGCAAAGACACGCTCTATCGTTTCTTTACGTTTTGCATAAATTGTTTTGTTCTCTTCTGTATGACGAAGGTGTTCAGCTTCATCTAAGTATTCTTGCCAGAGATGCCTTTCAATCAATTTCTGATGATTTTGGCTCTCCGTACATTGGCTTAGGAATGGGCAATTTTCACAAACCTTCGGATCGGAAGAGTATTGTCTGTATCCTTTTTTCGTAGTAGTTCTGTAAGGAAGCACTTGATCGTGCGGGCATATGTAACAATCAAAATGTTCGTCGTACACATAATCACTTTTCTTGAAAAATCCATCTTTTGTTTTTGGCCGTGTATAAGGAAAAACCGGACGAATTTCTTTTTCGTTCAAATAGTGAGCAAGAGCAGGGTTCTTGTAAGCAGCATCGGCAGCAACAGCAGCAGGTTTCTTGTGAAGCTCAGTTACTTGATCAGTAGAGGCTCGAATATTGCACTGTCGTGCACGTTACCAGGCGTAACGATTGTCCCCAGAACAAATCCTTTTTCGTCAGAGGCTGCGTGAAATGAGTAAGCGAACTGTTTTGTTCTTTCATCTTTTACGTAATAGCCACTTTCCGGATCCGTCGTACTTTCTTTAATCTCTTTCTCTTCCGGTTCAAATTTATCTGGGGAAAAGGCTTTTTCCGTTTTCTTCGCGGTCTAGATTGAGTTCGTTTTGGAGCCTTTCCTCATATGATTTCGTTTCTTTTCGTACGATTTTTTTTCTGATACTTTCGTTTATTAGCACTAGCCTTTACGTGAGTTGAATCAATAAATACCTGTTCTCCATTGACCAGTTTCTTATCAATCGCCTCTTTTAAGATGCGGTAAAATATCTGCTCAAACAGATCTGTATCCTTAAAGCGCCGTTCATAGTTTTTACCGAATGTTGAGAAGTGGGGCACCTTGTCATGAAAACCAAAACCCAAAAACCAACGGTAGGCTAAGTTGGTTTCAATCTCTTCAATGGTTCTTCTCATGGATCGAATACCGAAAAGGTATTGGATGAAGGTCATTTTAATCAATATGACCGGATCAATACTTGGACGACCTCGATCTGCGGAATAGACTTTCTCTACTAATGGATAGATGAAAGAAAAATCGAGAGCTTGTTCAATTTTACGGACTAAGTGATCTTCCGGCACCAACTGTTCAAGTGTAATCATTTCTAGTTGATCGCGATTCATTTGATTATTTTTAGACAACATCCAAATCACCTCTGTATTGTTCTATTTTCATTATATAAAAAAACTGCCGACAAATCCCCCAAAAAGGGGGGATTTGTCGACAGTCTGGAACCGCCTCTGGCGGTTTTTTTATGTTGCGGGCTTGGCAGCTCAATTTTCATCAAAGTTTACCTGGTTCGGAGGATTTTATTTAGCAAAAATGCATTTTATTAGCGATTTTTCCAGTATTATTAGCGGTTTTTAACGATTATTTAGCCGAATGTGAAGTCCATTTAGAGTTCGGCTATTTTTCATTAGCTGAAGTTCTCTTTAACTAGCCAAATACAGCTCTTTTAGCCATTTTATCTAAGAAAAAAGCCCGCAGCATTCTACCGCTGCAGGCTTCCCTTCATTTTACTTCTTTGTTTTCGATTGTCAGCTCTTTTGTATCATCCGCGTTTTTCAGCCACTCATATACTGCCTGAGACAAATTTTTCTCAATAATCCGGTCAGCGGCAGTTGGACGTGAGCTCATGCACTGAGATTCATCAAATAACAGCTCTTTAAAATCAAGGTCCATCTGCTGCAGCAGGAATGCTCCCAGCTGTTCTGGCAGAATGGATTCATTAATAATCAAGAATGAGTAGGTCACTCCTTTTTGATCTTTCTCTCTTAAATAATCTGCAGCGTGCATCCACACAGATTCTCCTCCGGTAACAACCAGCCCATCAACAGCGGCCGCCGCATCGCGCATTAAATCAGAAAGTTCTTCTCCAGGGAGCTGAACACAGCACACTCTCTGCTTCATATATAAAAGAGAACTGATCGTATCTTTTACTTTCAGCACATTTGTTACAACTTCATTCAAAGCTGTATCGTATCCTAAAGAGCGGTCAGATAAAATGGAAATTGGAAGAAAGAGCAATTTCACTTGTGCAAAAGACAGCACGTCAACAGCCTTCTTGCTTCCGCCAAATACAATCACTGCGTCATATGCTTCGATGACTTTAATAAAACTTTCCTTATTCTCAATAAGCGTTTTCTCAGATACAGAGCGAATCCAGTTTTCCAAAGCTTCTGCCTTCAGTTCTGATGAAGCCGTCAGCCATTCAAGTCCTTCTATTACGCTGTTCGTTTCAGAGGCGAACTTTGTTATGTCCTGGGTGATAGACTTCGTTTCATTTATTGTATCGATGCCGAGAACTCCGATCCGCATGATATCCCTCCTTCTTTTCTATATATGCTTTTGCTGAAAAGATGCTATGCTTGCGTACTCTTCTTTCAGAAGTCGTGAAAGGCGAATATAAATTGGTGTTAATTCTTTATAAACCTCAACATGTTCTGAGTTCGGCTTGTGGTGGTGAGTACCGCCGACCATATCTGATACTACATCAAGAGAATCAACATGTCCAACTCCATATAAACCAAGAAGTGCAGCACCTAAGCAAGAGCTCTCAAAGCTTTCTGGAACTGAAACCTCCTGATCAAAAATATCCGCCATCATTTGGCGCCATAATTCTGAACGTGCGAATCCGCCTGTTGCCTGAATTTTTTTCGGCTCGCCGATCAGCTCTTCAAGTGCAAGCAGCACAGTATATAAGTTGAAAATAACACCTTCTAATACAGAGCGTATCATATGTTCTTTTTTATGGTGAAGGGAAAGCCCGAAGAAGGAACCTCTCGCGTTTGCATCCCACAAAGGAGCACGTTCGCCGGCCAGATACGGATGAAAGAGCAAACCGTCAGAGCCTGGCTTCACAAGTGATGCAATCTCAGTCAGCACTTCGTATGGATCTTTGCCTAAACGCTTGGCTGTTTCCATTTCAGAAGAACCTAATTGATCGCGCACCCATCTGAAGATCATTCCGCCATTATTAACAGGACCGCCGATTACCCATTTATCATCAGTCAGGGCATAGCAAAAGATACGTCCTTTTGGATCTGTCACCGGCTTGTCCGTAACTGTCCGGATTGCGCCGCTCGTACCGATTGTAACGGCAACAACGCCTGGCTGTATTGCATTCACTCCAAGGTTTGACAAAACTCCGTCACTTGCGCCAACTATAAACGGAACCTCTGCAGGAATTCCCATTTCTGCTGCATAAACAGCATCTAGTCCCGTTAATGAAAATGTTGTATTCACAGGTTCTGAAAGATGTTCCGCCGTAATTCCTGCAACTTCAAGCGCTTCTTTATCCCAATCTAACGACTCCAGGTTAAACAATCCAGTTGCTGAAGCAATTGAATAGTCGATAACAAAGCGCTTAAACAGCTTGTGGAAAACGTACTCTTTAATGGAAATAAATTTAAACGTTTTCAAAAATAAGTCTGATTGTTCATTTCGGATCCACGTTATCTTAGACAGCGGGGACATCGGGTGGATAGGTGTCCCTGTGCGTAAATAAATCTCATGGCCATTCATTTCTTTTGCTATTTTTTCTGCCCACTTGGCACTGCGGTTATCTGCCCAAGTCATGCAATTTGAAAGTGGTGTACCATCCCGGTCAACAGCGATGACACTGTGCATTGCAGAACTGAAAGACACGCACAGCAGATCAGCCGGGTCCACTTTGCTGATTACTTCCTTAATTGTTTTGATCACAGCTTGAAAGATCTCCTGCGGGTTTTGTTCTGCTGTTTCAGGATTCGGAGAATAAAGCGGATACTCCACTCCAAATGTTGAAACGATTGTTCCGTCTGTTTTAAATAAAACGGATTTTGTGCTTGTTGTGCCAATATCGACTCCGATAACAAATTTCTGATTCAAGGTGACTCCTCCTTACATTGCGCCAAAATCTTATTAGAAAATACAAAAGCGCAGGCGCCTTGGTCAGCTCCGACAGTCAGATAAGGATCCGCCAGAAAAGTCAGGTTTTGACTTTTTGGCGATCCATTCTGACCGAGGAGTGAGGCGCCTGCGCTAGGGCGCAAATTAAATGAATTTAATAAGCAAGACCTATTCATGATTAAAATCTTCTAAACAACGAAAAAGAAGATGCTTGTTGTTAAGCCTCTTCCCTTCTCGTTTTAATGCCTAAACGTGTTAGTCTTTATTTACAACAGCATGTCCGCCAAACTCATTACGCAGCGCTGCCACTACTTTTCCCGAGAAAGTATCTTCATCAAGCGAGCGGTATCTCATCATTAAGGATAAAGCGATAATCGGCGTAGCAGTCTGAAGGTCTAATGCTTCCTCAACTGTCCATTTTCCTTCGCCGGATGAATGCATAACTCCCTTGATGCCATCTAATCTTGAGTCTTTTGAAAATGCATTTTGAGACAGCTCCATTAACCATGATCGAATAACAGAACCGTTGTTCCACACTCGTGCTACCTGCTCATAGTCAAAGTCAAATTGACTCTTCTCGAGCACTTCAAAGCCTTCTGCAATAGATTGCATCATTCCGTATTCAATACCGTTATGAACCATTTTCAAATAGTGTCCGCTTCCCATAGCGCCGGCATATAAATAGCCATTTTCAACACAGATATCTTTAAACAGAGGTTCGATTGAAGCAAACACTTCTTTTTCTCCGCCGACCATTGTGCAGGCTCCATTTCTTGCGCCTTCCATTCCTCCGCTTGTTCCTACATCAAAGAAATGAATGCCAAATTCCTTTAATTCGTTTCCGCGGCGAATGGATTCTTTGTAATTTGAGTTTCCGCCGTCGATCACGATATCTCCAGGCGCAAGAAGATCTTTTAATTCAGATAGCACATTTTCTGTAATAACGCCTGCAGGCACCATCATCCAAACCGTTCTTGGAGATGGAAGCTTAGAAACTAGATCTTCAATTGAAGATGAGCCTGCCGCACCCATATTAGCAATTTTATTTACAGCATCTGAATCAATATCAAATGCAACAACCTCATGTTTATGATCTATTAAATTAAGTGAAAGATTATATCCCATTTTCCCTAAACCGATTAAACCTACTTGCATGTTTTAAAACTCCTTTATATCTTGTTTTTGTCCTATTTCTATTATACGAAAATTTTTTTCTTCTGCAATCGTTTTCAAGAAATTTTTTTTCATATTCTTTTTATGCTATACTTTTTTTCGGAAGGATAAAATATATTTAAGATTCCGTATTCATGTCTAGCAGAAGCGCCAGACTCCCCAGCTAGAACGTCTGCAGGAGCGGGCCTTGGCGCTTCCGCTTTTCTTAGTAAATGTAAGCGAGGTCATACTTTATGGGGCAAAACTGTTTAGGAAGTATTCGTTCTCATTATGCAAGGTTAAGTGAAAAAGAAAAAAAGATTGCTAATTATATTTTGGAGAACCCAAAAGAAATTATTCATAGCACGATTAACGAAGTGGCCGATAATCTTGGCGTTGCAGAAGCAACTGTTTTCCGTTTTTGTAAGCGCATAGATTTTAAAGGGTACCAGGCCATGAAAATTGCTCTTGCCTCTGAAATCATGAGTCCGATTCAGCAAATCCTCGAGGAAATTAATGACAATGACAATGAAAAGGCTGTCGCTGAAAAGGTTTTCCATTCAAATATCAGAACACTCGAAAACACACTTCAGATATTGGATTTTTCCTCCATAAAAAAAGCCGCCGGCATTCTCACAAACGCGAATCACGTTAATTTTTATGGAACGGGAGGATCGGCCATCATAGCTATGGATGCCTATCATAAGTTTATACGTACTGGTATTTCGGCCTATGCGTTCATCGATTCGCACTTTCAGCTGATGTCGGCTTCCCAGCTGACAGACCGTGATGTTGCTGTCGTTATTTCTCACTCAGGAACGAACAAGGACACAATTAAGGTGATGAATACGGCTAAAAAAAATGGAGCAAAAACCATTGGCATTACTGGATTTCCAAAATCACCGATCGGCCAAAATGCAGATGTCGCTCTCTTTACCAGCTCTGAGGAAACGGAATACCGGTCAGAAGCGCTCGCTTCAAGAATTGGCCAGCTCAGTCTGATTGATGCTCTTTATGTAAACATGATGATTTCAAACAAAGATGACGCAAAAAAATCATTGGAAAAAGTTCGTGACGCAATTTCGGAAACACGCGTATAACGAGAGAGCCTCTTGGTTCTCTTTTTTTTCCGCCCTCTGAAAATAAAATATTTTTTCATAAATGTATTGATTTTAAAAAATATTTTTCATATAATCGGAATCACTAGTTGAAAGTGCTTTCAAATTTTTAAACAAGAAAGGATTTTATACATGCTATTACTCATCGTCTTCGCAGCAATCGTTGCGCTTCTACTGCTCATAACTGTGGCAAAGCTGAATCCTTTTGTCGCGTTAATTGTAACCGCTATTGGCGTTGGTCTTGCGACTGGAATGCCGCTTATTTCTACTAATCCCGAGGTTCCTGGCATCATTGATTCGATTAAAGCCGGCATGGGAAATACGTTAGGGTTTCTTGCAATTGTTCTTGCACTAGGTACAATGCTTGGTAAAATGATGGCAGAATCAGGCGGTGCTGAGCGCATTGCCAATACTCTGATTGCAAAATTCGGAGAAAAAAATGTTCACTGGGCAATGATGTTTGTTGCTTTCATCGTTGGGATACCTGTTTTCTTCCAGGTTGGGTTCGTTCTCTTAATCCCGCTTGTTTTCACAATTGCACGCCGTACTGGAGTTTCTTTAGTCAGCCTTGGTGTTCCGCTTGTAGCTGGTTTATCTGTTGTGCACGGCTTAGTTCCTCCGCATCCAGCCGCAATGGCAGCTGTTGGAATATTCAAAGCTGACGTAGGCACCACGATTCTTTACTCGATTATTGTTGGTCTTCCGACTGCAATCTTAGCAGGTCCTGTTTACGGTAAATGGATTGGTAAACGCATACACAAAACTGTTCCAAAGGAAATTGGGGATCAGCTGACAGAACAAAAAGATGAAAAAGAGCTTCCTGGATTTTTAAATACTGTTATCACGGTTTTAATCCCTGTTTTCTTAATGCTTTCTGCTTCGATTGCAGAGCTGTTTTTATCAAAAGAAAGCACAGCATTTGAAGTTTTCCGATTCCTTGGAGATCCTGTTGTTGCTCTATTAATTGCAGCCGTCTACTCATTCTTCAGTCTTGGCTTCTTCCGCGGCATGAACCGTGATAAAATCTTGAAACTGACAAACGACTGCTTGGCTCCTACTGCTACGATTCTATTAGTTATCGGTGCAGGCGGCGCGTTTAATAAAGTTCTACTTGATTCAGGCATTGGTGATTACATTGCACAGCTTGCGCAGGAATCGAATGTTTCTCCGATTCTCCTTGCATGGGGAATTGCTGCGATGATTCGCATTGCAACTGGTTCTGCCACTGTTTCCATGATGACAGCAGCCGGTATCGTTGCTCCAATTGCAGCAGTAGCTCCGGATGTAAACCTTGAGCTTCTTGTATTAGCAACAGGCGCTGGCTCACTCATTCTTTCTCACGTTAATGATTCAGGTTTCTGGATGATTAAAGAGTATTTTGGGATGACTGTTAAAGAAACGCTTCAAACGTGGACAGTGCTTGAGACTATCATTTCAGTTGCGGCACTTGTATTTATCTTATTGTTAAGTATGTTTGTATAAGAAGAAAAATCCTCAAGCGATTGCTTGAGGATTTTTTTATGGTCTGATTTTAATTAATTGAATCACAGTCTTATCAATG contains these protein-coding regions:
- a CDS encoding GntP family permease, coding for MLLLIVFAAIVALLLLITVAKLNPFVALIVTAIGVGLATGMPLISTNPEVPGIIDSIKAGMGNTLGFLAIVLALGTMLGKMMAESGGAERIANTLIAKFGEKNVHWAMMFVAFIVGIPVFFQVGFVLLIPLVFTIARRTGVSLVSLGVPLVAGLSVVHGLVPPHPAAMAAVGIFKADVGTTILYSIIVGLPTAILAGPVYGKWIGKRIHKTVPKEIGDQLTEQKDEKELPGFLNTVITVLIPVFLMLSASIAELFLSKESTAFEVFRFLGDPVVALLIAAVYSFFSLGFFRGMNRDKILKLTNDCLAPTATILLVIGAGGAFNKVLLDSGIGDYIAQLAQESNVSPILLAWGIAAMIRIATGSATVSMMTAAGIVAPIAAVAPDVNLELLVLATGAGSLILSHVNDSGFWMIKEYFGMTVKETLQTWTVLETIISVAALVFILLLSMFV
- a CDS encoding MurR/RpiR family transcriptional regulator, yielding MGQNCLGSIRSHYARLSEKEKKIANYILENPKEIIHSTINEVADNLGVAEATVFRFCKRIDFKGYQAMKIALASEIMSPIQQILEEINDNDNEKAVAEKVFHSNIRTLENTLQILDFSSIKKAAGILTNANHVNFYGTGGSAIIAMDAYHKFIRTGISAYAFIDSHFQLMSASQLTDRDVAVVISHSGTNKDTIKVMNTAKKNGAKTIGITGFPKSPIGQNADVALFTSSEETEYRSEALASRIGQLSLIDALYVNMMISNKDDAKKSLEKVRDAISETRV
- a CDS encoding GNAT family N-acetyltransferase; translation: MFEIKQIEAEHTYILRQKVLMPDHATQECGYTRDKKKETLHIGAFKEEKLIGTASFFKETHEILKQKNGYRMRGLAIDPDHRNQLRGQTLLLFAENKLTQLDASMLWCTTSVNNVEYYQHLGFKETDHRFHLPSKGLNVLMVKPL
- the gntK gene encoding gluconokinase, which produces MNQKFVIGVDIGTTSTKSVLFKTDGTIVSTFGVEYPLYSPNPETAEQNPQEIFQAVIKTIKEVISKVDPADLLCVSFSSAMHSVIAVDRDGTPLSNCMTWADNRSAKWAEKIAKEMNGHEIYLRTGTPIHPMSPLSKITWIRNEQSDLFLKTFKFISIKEYVFHKLFKRFVIDYSIASATGLFNLESLDWDKEALEVAGITAEHLSEPVNTTFSLTGLDAVYAAEMGIPAEVPFIVGASDGVLSNLGVNAIQPGVVAVTIGTSGAIRTVTDKPVTDPKGRIFCYALTDDKWVIGGPVNNGGMIFRWVRDQLGSSEMETAKRLGKDPYEVLTEIASLVKPGSDGLLFHPYLAGERAPLWDANARGSFFGLSLHHKKEHMIRSVLEGVIFNLYTVLLALEELIGEPKKIQATGGFARSELWRQMMADIFDQEVSVPESFESSCLGAALLGLYGVGHVDSLDVVSDMVGGTHHHKPNSEHVEVYKELTPIYIRLSRLLKEEYASIASFQQKHI
- a CDS encoding 6-phosphofructokinase — encoded protein: MRIGVLGIDTINETKSITQDITKFASETNSVIEGLEWLTASSELKAEALENWIRSVSEKTLIENKESFIKVIEAYDAVIVFGGSKKAVDVLSFAQVKLLFLPISILSDRSLGYDTALNEVVTNVLKVKDTISSLLYMKQRVCCVQLPGEELSDLMRDAAAAVDGLVVTGGESVWMHAADYLREKDQKGVTYSFLIINESILPEQLGAFLLQQMDLDFKELLFDESQCMSSRPTAADRIIEKNLSQAVYEWLKNADDTKELTIENKEVK
- the gnd gene encoding decarboxylating 6-phosphogluconate dehydrogenase, which translates into the protein MQVGLIGLGKMGYNLSLNLIDHKHEVVAFDIDSDAVNKIANMGAAGSSSIEDLVSKLPSPRTVWMMVPAGVITENVLSELKDLLAPGDIVIDGGNSNYKESIRRGNELKEFGIHFFDVGTSGGMEGARNGACTMVGGEKEVFASIEPLFKDICVENGYLYAGAMGSGHYLKMVHNGIEYGMMQSIAEGFEVLEKSQFDFDYEQVARVWNNGSVIRSWLMELSQNAFSKDSRLDGIKGVMHSSGEGKWTVEEALDLQTATPIIALSLMMRYRSLDEDTFSGKVVAALRNEFGGHAVVNKD